A region from the Fusarium graminearum PH-1 chromosome 4, whole genome shotgun sequence genome encodes:
- a CDS encoding FAS1 domain-containing protein precursor, producing MQPLIALTALISLAISSQVPLNGHLPIMPSSDSPSVQPSVALGDILGSNRGLTSFSSFARMQPSTDTRLSDLSTNTTVLAPLNSAVDALPRKPWEQPADYDSFGADAYEGDGGQDRAKENMRRFVEAHLVPASPWEKEEKIKTLGGKEVWWVVKDGSKVIMPDEVEVERVASQVGNGELWILKGVLNYA from the exons ATGCAACCTCTCATCGCCCTAACAGCCCTAATAAGCCTCGCAATATCCTCCCAAGTCCCTCTCAACGGCCATCTCCCTATAATGCCCTCCTCCGACTCCCCCTCAGTCCAACCCTCCGTCGCCCTCGGCGACATCCTGGGTTCCAACCGCGGCCTCacgtccttctcctcctttgcGCGCATGCAACCGTCCACCGATACGCGCCTCTCCGATCTgtccaccaacaccaccgttCTCGCGCCGCTGAATTCGGCTGTTGATGCGCTTCCGCGCAAGCCGTGGGAGCAACCTGCTGATTACGATTCGTTTGGCGCAGATGCGTACGAGGGTGATGGTGGACAGGATCGAGCAAAGGAGAACATGAGGCGCTTCGTGGAAGCGCATCTCGTGCCAGCTAGTCCgtgggagaaggaggaaaagatcaagacgTTGGGCGGTAAGGAGGTTTGGTGGGTCGTCAAGGATGGGAGCAAGGTTATCATGCCtgatgaggtcgaggttgagcGTGTGGCCAGCCAAGTTGGTAACGGAGAGCTT TGGATTCTTAAAGGGGTTTTGAACTACGCTTAG